The DNA sequence ACCCCGGCGACCTCCACACACCAGCGCAATGCGCCGGCCTGCATGTCAGGCAGATCCAGCCACTCCCGGCCCCGCCACAGCGAGTCGCGTACATACGGCATCGGTCGTTCGACGCGGGGTTTGTCCTTTGGTTTCAGGACTCTTGCCGGGTCTATGAGGCAGCCGTAGTGGGCGGCGAGCTCACCATAGGCCCGGTTGATCTTCGGGTCATAGATGTCGGGCTTGGCGACCCCGGTCGCCAAATTATCGGGAACGAGGCGCCTCACAGACCCGCCGAAGAAGGCGAACGCGGCGACATGGGAAGCGACCCAGGACCGGGCGTCCATGCTGAACACCGGGCGCACGAACATGTGACGCGAACACACCAGCACCATCACGAACGCCCACACCCGGCGGGCCCGCCCCGTCAGCGGGTCGAACCAGGTGCCCAAGAACCCGTAGTCGATCTGGGCCTCCTCGCCCGCGTCCACATCGGGCCGCATCACCGTGACCCGGTCCCGCATCGATTCGTCCGGAAACTCGTTCGCGACGTACAACCTGAAGCTCGACACGCCCACGCTCAGGCCGTGCTCGTCCCGCAACCGTTGGAACACCGTGGCCGCCGTGTTCGTGGCCAACATGTCCTTGATCCGCTCCCGGTGAGCGTCGATCACCGGGAACGTCAAGCTCCGCGCCCGGGCATCGACCAGCTCAGGAAACCAACCCCGCACCAACTCAGCCCACTCCGCCCGGCCCAACGGCGGACCGCCAGGAGCCAGCCCCGCACCCTCGGCCCTGGCCACATACTTGCGGACGGTCTTCGGGTCGATACCCAAACTCGAGGCCACCACCGACTTCGGCCGGCCGGCATGCCAGTGCTGCAACA is a window from the Acidimicrobiales bacterium genome containing:
- the istA gene encoding IS21 family transposase, which gives rise to MIDVVEVLQHWHAGRPKSVVASSLGIDPKTVRKYVARAEGAGLAPGGPPLGRAEWAELVRGWFPELVDARARSLTFPVIDAHRERIKDMLATNTAATVFQRLRDEHGLSVGVSSFRLYVANEFPDESMRDRVTVMRPDVDAGEEAQIDYGFLGTWFDPLTGRARRVWAFVMVLVCSRHMFVRPVFSMDARSWVASHVAAFAFFGGSVRRLVPDNLATGVAKPDIYDPKINRAYGELAAHYGCLIDPARVLKPKDKPRVERPMPYVRDSLWRGREWLDLPDMQAGALRWCVEVAGVRHHRSLDGAGPLAVFEAVEADALIPLPASIFELAGWSRPKVGPDCHVRVGRSLYSVPWRYIGQQVDARESDRLVELFVAGQVIKTWARVERGKQTDWADYPPEKVAFFMRTPQWCLNRAADLGPSVVAVIEALFEVNAMHRLRSAQGVVRLADKCGAKRLDAACARAIAVGDPSYRTVKGILAAGTESDDTETTVADVAPAHLHGPERLFDQGQAS